Proteins co-encoded in one Rhodospirillales bacterium genomic window:
- the gatB gene encoding Asp-tRNA(Asn)/Glu-tRNA(Gln) amidotransferase subunit GatB, translating to MSLLQGNTGEWEMVIGLEVHAQVISNAKLFSGAATTFGAAPNSQVSLVDAAMPGMLPVINGVCVEQAVRTGLGLGAKINLVSVFDRKNYFYPDLPQGYQISQFTQPVVGEGVMVLDMEDGSQRNIGITRLHLEQDAGKSIHDQDPKATYVDLNRCGVALMEIVSEPDIRSPEEACAYLTKLRSIVRYLGTCDGNMEEGSMRADVNVSVRRPGEALGTRAEVKNVNSIRFVHQAIEFEAARQIELIEDGGEVAQETRLFDSVKCETRSMRSKEEAHDYRYFPDPDLLPLVLDAAWVEKLKADLPELPDEKCARFIADYGLSAYDAGILVAERETAEYFETAASGRDGKIAANWIGGELFRVLNDQGLDIGDSPVSADALGGLLDLISDGTLSNRLAKDVFEEMVASGKGAAIVVEEKGLKQITDTGAIEAEVDKVIASAPEQVEQFKSGNEKVIGWFVGKIMQATKGKANPGAVNEILRKKLSD from the coding sequence ATGAGCTTGCTTCAAGGCAATACCGGTGAATGGGAAATGGTCATCGGGCTGGAGGTTCACGCCCAGGTGATTTCCAATGCAAAATTGTTTTCAGGTGCTGCCACCACCTTTGGTGCGGCACCGAATTCTCAGGTGTCTTTGGTGGATGCGGCCATGCCCGGCATGTTGCCGGTGATCAATGGGGTCTGTGTGGAACAGGCCGTGCGCACGGGGCTTGGCCTGGGGGCAAAGATCAATCTGGTGTCCGTGTTTGATCGCAAAAATTATTTTTATCCAGACCTTCCCCAAGGCTATCAAATTTCTCAATTCACCCAGCCCGTGGTGGGCGAAGGCGTGATGGTTCTGGATATGGAAGATGGCAGCCAACGAAACATTGGCATCACGCGCCTGCATCTGGAACAGGATGCTGGTAAATCCATCCATGATCAGGACCCCAAGGCAACCTATGTGGATTTGAACCGTTGTGGCGTCGCGTTGATGGAAATTGTGTCTGAACCAGACATTCGCTCCCCTGAAGAAGCCTGCGCATACCTGACCAAGCTGCGTTCCATTGTCCGCTATCTGGGCACCTGCGATGGCAATATGGAAGAAGGCTCTATGCGCGCCGATGTGAACGTCTCTGTGCGTCGCCCGGGTGAAGCATTGGGTACCCGCGCTGAGGTCAAGAACGTCAATTCCATCCGCTTTGTCCACCAAGCCATTGAATTTGAAGCCGCCCGCCAGATCGAGTTGATCGAAGATGGCGGCGAAGTGGCTCAGGAAACCCGCCTGTTTGACTCGGTCAAATGCGAAACCCGGTCCATGCGGTCCAAGGAAGAGGCGCATGATTATCGCTATTTTCCAGATCCGGATTTGTTGCCGCTGGTGCTTGATGCGGCATGGGTGGAAAAACTGAAAGCAGACCTGCCAGAACTGCCCGATGAAAAATGTGCACGCTTCATTGCTGATTACGGTTTGTCTGCTTATGACGCAGGCATTTTGGTGGCAGAACGTGAAACGGCCGAATATTTTGAAACTGCAGCATCAGGGCGCGATGGTAAAATTGCCGCAAACTGGATCGGCGGAGAACTGTTTCGGGTGCTCAATGATCAAGGCCTTGATATCGGAGACAGCCCTGTGAGCGCAGATGCGCTTGGGGGACTTTTGGATCTTATATCTGATGGCACGCTTTCCAACCGATTGGCCAAGGATGTGTTCGAAGAAATGGTTGCATCGGGCAAAGGTGCGGCCATCGTCGTTGAAGAAAAAGGCCTTAAACAAATCACCGATACCGGTGCCATTGAAGCCGAAGTGGACAAGGTGATTGCATCGGCACCGGAACAGGTGGAACAATTCAAATCCGGCAATGAAAAAGTGATCGGATGGTTTGTGGGCAAGATTATGCAGGCCACCAAAGGCAAGGCCAACCCCGGTGCGGTTAACGAGATTTTGCGTAAAAAACTTTCAGACTAG
- a CDS encoding glutathione S-transferase family protein, which translates to MIEVHSWTTGNARKVYIMLEECGLEFRINPIVLARGEQFSPEFLAISPNNKIPAIIDLDGPGGQPYSVFESGAILMYLAHKTGKFLSDDPRQRSITIQWLMFQMGDLGPMFGQAGHFVSRRDQPGMKAGFDHYVEDAKRLMGVLELRLADNDFVAGKDFSIADIAIFPWCQQPEKRNLDFADYPNFKRWFDQMAERPSVIRAAEICEDVRESVGMER; encoded by the coding sequence ATGATTGAGGTTCATTCATGGACGACGGGCAACGCGCGCAAGGTCTATATTATGTTGGAGGAATGCGGGCTTGAATTCCGCATCAATCCCATCGTGCTTGCCAGGGGCGAACAATTCAGCCCGGAATTTTTGGCCATTTCCCCCAACAACAAAATCCCTGCCATCATTGATCTGGATGGCCCCGGTGGGCAGCCGTATTCAGTGTTCGAATCGGGTGCGATTTTGATGTATCTCGCCCATAAGACTGGCAAGTTTTTATCCGATGATCCCCGCCAGCGCTCCATTACCATTCAATGGTTGATGTTCCAGATGGGGGACCTTGGCCCCATGTTTGGCCAGGCCGGCCATTTTGTTTCCCGCCGTGATCAGCCCGGCATGAAAGCGGGGTTTGATCATTATGTCGAAGATGCAAAGCGGTTGATGGGCGTGCTGGAGTTGCGGCTTGCAGACAATGATTTTGTCGCGGGCAAGGATTTCTCCATTGCCGACATTGCGATTTTCCCGTGGTGCCAGCAGCCGGAAAAACGGAATTTGGACTTTGCTGATTATCCCAATTTCAAGCGCTGGTTCGATCAAATGGCTGAGCGCCCATCGGTTATCCGGGCCGCAGAGATTTGCGAAGACGTGCGTGAATCTGTTGGGATGGAGCGGTAG
- a CDS encoding glutathione S-transferase family protein yields MIDLYSWTTPNGRKVHIMLQETGLEFNAHPIDIRAGDQFKPEFLEVSINNKIPAIIDHDGPDGKPMSLFESGAILFYLAEKTGQFLPTSGEARARVMEWLMFQMGGVGPMFGQANHFIVYAKDPIPYAQDRYRNEVRRLYGVMEKRLAENEYIAGKDYSIADMAIYPWCRNPERRGVPHEDFPNVLRWFNQIDSRPQVIEGNKILEGIPRAEMDDKAWEFMFGKTQYDKH; encoded by the coding sequence ATGATTGATCTTTATTCCTGGACAACGCCCAACGGGCGCAAGGTTCATATTATGCTTCAGGAAACGGGGCTGGAATTCAATGCGCACCCCATCGATATCCGGGCGGGGGATCAATTCAAGCCGGAATTTCTGGAAGTCAGCATCAATAATAAAATTCCAGCCATCATTGATCATGATGGCCCCGATGGAAAACCGATGAGTTTGTTCGAATCCGGGGCCATTTTGTTTTATCTGGCGGAAAAAACGGGTCAGTTTTTGCCAACATCGGGTGAGGCCCGGGCGCGGGTTATGGAATGGTTGATGTTCCAGATGGGGGGTGTTGGGCCAATGTTTGGCCAGGCCAATCATTTTATTGTTTATGCCAAAGACCCCATTCCCTACGCCCAGGATCGGTATCGCAACGAAGTCCGTCGTCTTTACGGGGTGATGGAAAAGCGTTTGGCCGAAAATGAATATATTGCAGGCAAGGATTATTCCATTGCCGATATGGCCATTTATCCGTGGTGCCGTAATCCGGAACGCCGTGGCGTGCCCCATGAAGATTTCCCCAACGTCTTGCGCTGGTTTAACCAAATCGATTCCCGCCCACAGGTAATTGAGGGCAACAAGATTCTGGAAGGCATCCCCCGCGCAGAGATGGATGATAAGGCCTGGGAATTTATGTTTGGCAAAACCCAGTACGACAAACACTAA
- a CDS encoding glutathione S-transferase family protein, which produces MITLYSKATSNGRKASIMLEETGLPYTVRSMDLQKKEQKEAWFKAINPNGRIPAIVDDDGPDGETVSVFESGAILIYLAEKSGKFLPPSGAARATVMEWLFYASTHLTFSAMQVHWLIRLRDKGDPHHFLDLWKEENNRIYAAFEKGLNDGRTYLAGDDYSIADIAAWPWIHRWQMQEIDLAGFPRLKTWFDHIATRPAVQTGLQIPPRDDGL; this is translated from the coding sequence ATGATCACCCTTTACAGCAAGGCGACATCGAATGGTCGCAAGGCTTCCATCATGCTCGAAGAAACCGGGCTGCCTTATACGGTCCGGTCCATGGACCTTCAAAAGAAGGAACAGAAGGAAGCGTGGTTCAAAGCCATTAATCCCAACGGGCGCATCCCGGCAATTGTCGATGATGATGGGCCCGACGGTGAAACGGTTTCGGTGTTTGAATCCGGCGCCATTCTTATCTATCTGGCAGAGAAATCGGGAAAGTTTTTGCCCCCATCGGGTGCGGCCCGGGCGACAGTCATGGAATGGCTGTTTTATGCTTCAACGCATTTGACCTTTTCTGCCATGCAGGTTCACTGGCTGATCCGGTTGCGCGACAAGGGCGATCCCCATCATTTTCTTGATCTGTGGAAAGAAGAAAACAACCGCATCTATGCGGCTTTTGAAAAAGGCCTTAACGATGGCCGGACCTACCTTGCAGGCGATGATTATTCCATCGCCGATATTGCCGCCTGGCCCTGGATTCACCGTTGGCAGATGCAGGAAATTGATCTGGCGGGTTTTCCCAGGCTTAAAACCTGGTTTGATCACATCGCGACGCGCCCGGCCGTGCAAACAGGCCTGCAAATCCCACCCAGAGATGACGGTCTTTGA
- the gatA gene encoding Asp-tRNA(Asn)/Glu-tRNA(Gln) amidotransferase subunit GatA, with amino-acid sequence MASTFPGLTIADARDGLETGKFSAHELAGDYISAIESAQNLNAYITETPESALSAAKQSDQRIKDGTARPLEGIPLGIKDLFCTDGVQTTAASRILEGFTPPYESFVTQNLWDAGAVMLGKTNLDEFAMGSSNGTSYFGAVENPWHRNNDDSALVPGGSSGGSATAVAAGLCTAATGTDTGGSIRQPASFCGVVGMKPTYGRCSRWGVVAFASSLDQAGPITRTVRDSAILLRHMAGFDPRDSTSVDCPVPDYEAALSKPLKGLKVGIPKEYRLDGMDEQVSKLWDQGVEWLVDAGMEPVEISLPNTAHALPVYYILAPAEASSNLARYDGVRYGNRADFDGDLDDMYEATRAEGFGDEVRRRILIGTYVLSAGYYDAYYLKAQKVRTLIAQDFAEAYKKVDVILTPTTPGAAFAIGEKQDDPIAMYLNDVFTVPASLAGIPGISVPAGLDNDGLPLGLQILGQSFDEETVFNVGAAIEARAGFSCNPGGSK; translated from the coding sequence ATGGCTTCTACATTTCCGGGGCTGACCATTGCCGATGCCAGAGATGGTCTTGAGACGGGAAAATTCTCGGCCCATGAATTGGCAGGGGATTACATTTCTGCGATTGAATCAGCGCAAAATCTGAACGCGTATATTACCGAAACACCGGAATCAGCCTTAAGTGCTGCGAAACAATCTGATCAGCGCATTAAAGATGGCACTGCGCGCCCCCTGGAAGGCATTCCCCTTGGCATCAAGGATTTGTTTTGTACCGATGGGGTGCAAACCACGGCGGCATCGCGCATTCTTGAAGGCTTTACGCCACCGTATGAATCTTTTGTTACCCAAAATTTATGGGACGCAGGGGCGGTCATGCTGGGCAAGACCAATCTGGATGAATTTGCCATGGGGTCCTCAAACGGCACCAGTTATTTTGGGGCCGTGGAAAATCCGTGGCATCGCAATAATGATGACAGCGCTTTGGTTCCGGGTGGGTCCAGTGGCGGGTCTGCCACCGCCGTTGCCGCCGGGCTATGCACTGCAGCGACGGGGACCGATACCGGCGGCTCCATCCGCCAGCCAGCGTCTTTTTGTGGGGTGGTTGGGATGAAACCCACCTATGGGCGCTGTTCGCGTTGGGGGGTGGTGGCATTTGCATCATCGCTGGATCAGGCCGGACCCATTACCCGAACGGTACGCGATTCGGCTATTTTGTTGCGCCATATGGCAGGTTTTGACCCCAGAGATTCTACGTCCGTTGATTGCCCCGTTCCCGATTATGAAGCCGCCCTTTCAAAGCCCCTGAAAGGCCTGAAGGTTGGCATCCCGAAAGAATATCGCCTTGATGGCATGGATGAACAGGTTTCCAAGCTCTGGGATCAAGGGGTTGAATGGTTGGTTGATGCAGGCATGGAACCAGTGGAAATCAGCCTTCCCAATACCGCCCATGCCTTGCCGGTTTATTACATTCTGGCCCCGGCAGAGGCATCGTCAAATCTGGCGCGCTATGATGGGGTTCGCTATGGCAATCGCGCAGACTTCGACGGTGATCTCGACGACATGTATGAAGCCACCCGCGCCGAAGGCTTTGGCGACGAGGTCCGGCGGCGCATTTTAATCGGTACCTATGTATTATCGGCCGGGTATTACGATGCTTATTATTTAAAGGCCCAAAAGGTCCGCACCCTGATTGCCCAGGATTTTGCCGAAGCCTATAAAAAGGTGGATGTGATCCTGACCCCGACCACACCGGGGGCGGCCTTTGCCATTGGTGAAAAACAAGACGATCCCATCGCCATGTATTTAAATGATGTCTTCACAGTGCCTGCATCGCTCGCTGGTATTCCCGGCATTTCCGTGCCGGCCGGTTTGGATAACGATGGGCTTCCCCTTGGGTTACAGATTTTGGGCCAAAGCTTTGATGAGGAAACGGTTTTCAATGTGGGTGCCGCGATCGAGGCCCGCGCTGGATTTTCCTGTAACCCCGGAGGTTCCAAATGA
- the gatC gene encoding Asp-tRNA(Asn)/Glu-tRNA(Gln) amidotransferase subunit GatC, whose protein sequence is MSLDKATVARIASLARIKVPENELDGLAGELSAILGWIEQLDAVDTENVAPMSQSGLNGTLLRWREDKVTGTDIHEKVLANAPDARDGFFTVPKVVE, encoded by the coding sequence ATGTCGCTGGATAAAGCTACCGTTGCTCGCATTGCATCTCTTGCCCGCATCAAGGTGCCTGAAAATGAACTTGATGGGCTTGCCGGTGAACTCTCGGCCATTTTAGGCTGGATTGAACAGTTGGATGCGGTGGATACGGAAAATGTTGCGCCCATGTCGCAATCTGGCCTCAACGGAACCTTGCTTCGCTGGCGCGAAGACAAGGTGACCGGAACGGATATTCATGAAAAGGTTTTGGCCAACGCGCCCGATGCCAGGGATGGCTTTTTCACCGTGCCCAAGGTGGTGGAATAA
- a CDS encoding integrase arm-type DNA-binding domain-containing protein, with product MADKWTDRTVQAIDKLGMHRDPQSAAKIEKGALYLGVKEGGARSWYYRYQLNRKRRKMGLGRYPAVGLSEARNRARQAAARVREGIDPIDSRRANMAKTKMDALSAETFKSVAEAFLKRKQAGWKNPKHRQQWENTLKTYAYPTIGDLPVQLIDTNHILIVLDPIWTTKTETAVRVRQRIQAVLDAAKSRGLREGDNPAEWRGNLEHHLAKPSDVREVRHHPALPYDLMNEFMEALRQRKGVAAKALEYTILTASRVGTVFKAQWSEIDIEKRVWTCPADHMKRKKEHRVPLNDDAVSVLLAMKEFRESDFIFPSIGTKRGLSNGAMDSVLDRMRLKRDWPEMSAHGFRSTFTNWAQDKAPFPLTVAEAALHHIVGDKVTQAYARSDVFDKRGRLMGMWADFCSRPFSDETAEVISLHGDQS from the coding sequence ATGGCCGATAAATGGACCGATAGAACAGTTCAGGCAATTGATAAGCTTGGAATGCATCGCGACCCTCAATCTGCAGCGAAAATTGAAAAAGGCGCTCTGTATCTCGGTGTAAAGGAGGGTGGTGCAAGATCTTGGTACTACCGCTATCAGCTCAATAGGAAACGGAGAAAGATGGGTCTTGGTCGTTATCCGGCTGTGGGGCTATCTGAGGCGCGTAACCGGGCTAGGCAGGCAGCCGCAAGGGTGAGGGAAGGTATCGACCCTATTGATTCCCGGCGGGCCAATATGGCTAAGACGAAAATGGATGCCTTAAGTGCCGAGACTTTCAAAAGTGTAGCCGAGGCCTTTCTTAAAAGAAAACAGGCGGGGTGGAAAAATCCCAAGCATCGTCAGCAATGGGAAAACACTCTCAAGACCTATGCCTATCCCACCATAGGGGATTTGCCTGTTCAATTGATTGATACAAATCATATCCTCATTGTGCTGGACCCTATATGGACTACTAAAACGGAAACAGCAGTCAGGGTTCGCCAGCGCATCCAGGCGGTTCTAGATGCTGCCAAGTCTAGGGGGCTTAGGGAGGGCGACAACCCTGCCGAATGGCGAGGTAACCTTGAGCACCATTTAGCGAAGCCTAGTGACGTCCGGGAGGTGAGACACCACCCCGCATTGCCCTATGATCTAATGAATGAATTCATGGAGGCCCTCCGTCAACGCAAAGGCGTAGCCGCAAAGGCCCTTGAATATACAATCCTGACCGCAAGTCGTGTAGGGACGGTCTTTAAGGCACAATGGAGTGAGATAGATATCGAGAAACGGGTATGGACCTGTCCCGCAGATCATATGAAGCGTAAGAAGGAGCACCGTGTCCCTTTGAACGATGATGCCGTTTCTGTGCTCTTGGCTATGAAGGAATTTAGGGAGTCAGATTTTATATTCCCCTCAATTGGTACAAAGAGGGGGCTATCCAATGGGGCTATGGATAGTGTCCTAGACCGCATGAGGCTCAAGCGAGATTGGCCTGAAATGTCAGCACACGGTTTTCGCTCAACCTTTACGAACTGGGCCCAGGACAAGGCACCATTTCCTCTGACCGTTGCTGAAGCAGCTCTGCACCATATAGTTGGTGATAAGGTGACGCAGGCTTATGCACGATCTGATGTTTTTGATAAGCGGGGGCGGTTGATGGGAATGTGGGCTGATTTTTGCTCGAGACCTTTCAGTGATGAAACTGCCGAAGTTATCTCGCTCCACGGAGACCAATCGTGA
- the ruvX gene encoding Holliday junction resolvase RuvX → MTICNPRDLINSLAPGKRILGLDLGTKTIGLALTDVGHCIATPMETIKRTKQLADFARLMDIIETQGVGALVLGLPINMDDTEGKRCQATRQFASDFLKGIDIPLAFWDERLSSSVAQDALIEANVRPKKRKAVIDKIAASVILQGFLDNIGARN, encoded by the coding sequence ATGACCATCTGCAACCCCAGAGACCTTATAAACAGCCTTGCCCCCGGCAAACGCATTTTGGGTCTTGATCTTGGCACCAAAACCATCGGCCTTGCCCTAACTGATGTCGGGCACTGCATCGCAACGCCCATGGAAACCATCAAACGCACAAAACAGCTTGCTGATTTTGCCCGCCTTATGGACATCATTGAAACCCAAGGCGTTGGCGCCCTTGTCCTGGGCCTGCCCATCAATATGGATGACACCGAAGGCAAGCGGTGTCAGGCCACCCGCCAGTTCGCATCAGATTTTCTAAAGGGCATCGATATCCCGTTGGCATTCTGGGACGAACGGCTTTCTTCATCCGTTGCCCAAGATGCCCTGATTGAAGCCAACGTTCGACCAAAGAAACGCAAGGCCGTGATCGATAAAATCGCAGCATCGGTTATTCTTCAGGGGTTTTTAGACAATATCGGCGCAAGAAATTGA
- a CDS encoding trypsin-like serine protease, whose amino-acid sequence MRITARIFFIITLLIALPATAQDFQKGKVAYDQGDYSTALKEWSHLAQRGIPLAQNNLGVMYENGYGVPQDYKKAFEFYSKAAVQGFGLAQNNLGAIHQAGHGVPQDYKKAIAWFREAAKQGEAIALYNLGFSYERGFGVPKDYREAAIWYQSAAKKGFSKAQYNLGVFYARGLGVPQDYSEAAKFYKKAAEQGLPEAQFNLGLFYAKGRGVAVDFIESAKLLRKAAAQGLTQAKKVLKIMISKGLVPKPSTAASHPESPPSVNSKISQNPAPSSSTESNSDAKKSPRRTPRTSPRKARVHSALPECDGSPLTGPVSGFASWDGCQGTVVANSPPKYAGDKYVGEFRNGNFNRQGTYVWANGDEYVGEWRNGKPRGQGTINFAKSGDKYVGEWRNGKKHGQGTFYFAKSGNKYVGEFRNRKKHGQGTYTYAKSGDTHAGEYKNGKKHGQGTYTYAKSGDKYVGEYRNGKRHGPGTYKFANGRVTEGMWKNGKFEYSKKVTPSVTARKRSRRTPKRKLDPNKIIRASSGSGFAVSNDGHVITNDHVIKGCKHIKIHHQGKSIAATVITFDPRNDLALLKGNFHPSTVFPLSNDKPELLQDVYVAGYPFGRKVSTSIKVTKGIISSLTGIGNNFSNIQIDAALQPGNSGGPILDDKGNVVGVAVARLDKMKVLKKFGSLPENTNFGIKTSVVRNILESSNVSLPRPNTRSISKSKLGKIISNGTYYLSCWMTVAQIQKMKSKKVMFNNLD is encoded by the coding sequence ATGCGCATAACTGCCAGGATTTTTTTCATCATCACGCTGCTAATCGCTCTGCCTGCAACGGCGCAGGATTTTCAGAAGGGAAAAGTTGCCTATGATCAGGGCGACTACAGTACTGCCTTAAAAGAATGGTCGCATCTTGCCCAGCGGGGAATTCCCTTGGCCCAAAATAACCTAGGCGTGATGTATGAGAATGGTTATGGCGTCCCTCAAGATTATAAAAAGGCCTTTGAATTCTATAGCAAGGCTGCCGTGCAAGGGTTTGGGCTTGCCCAAAATAACCTTGGTGCCATACACCAAGCAGGCCATGGCGTCCCTCAAGATTATAAAAAGGCCATTGCTTGGTTCCGCGAGGCAGCGAAGCAGGGAGAGGCCATTGCCCTTTACAACCTTGGATTTTCCTACGAAAGGGGTTTTGGAGTTCCAAAAGACTATAGAGAAGCGGCAATATGGTACCAAAGTGCAGCTAAAAAGGGATTTTCAAAGGCCCAATACAATTTGGGTGTCTTCTATGCAAGAGGACTTGGTGTTCCACAAGACTATTCTGAAGCTGCGAAGTTTTATAAAAAGGCCGCTGAGCAGGGACTACCGGAAGCCCAATTTAATCTTGGTCTCTTTTACGCTAAAGGACGAGGAGTAGCAGTAGACTTCATAGAATCTGCCAAATTGCTCCGCAAAGCAGCCGCCCAAGGACTAACACAGGCTAAGAAGGTGCTAAAGATTATGATCAGCAAGGGCTTGGTGCCAAAACCGAGCACCGCAGCTTCGCACCCTGAATCACCCCCTTCGGTTAATTCAAAAATTTCGCAAAACCCAGCCCCTTCTTCCTCAACTGAATCAAACTCAGATGCAAAAAAATCTCCACGTAGAACGCCTCGCACTTCCCCGCGAAAAGCCAGAGTGCATTCTGCACTGCCTGAGTGCGATGGCAGTCCCCTCACTGGGCCTGTTTCAGGTTTTGCTTCGTGGGATGGGTGCCAAGGAACAGTGGTTGCGAATTCACCGCCTAAATATGCAGGGGACAAATACGTTGGTGAATTCAGGAATGGAAATTTTAACAGACAGGGCACTTATGTGTGGGCGAATGGCGACGAATACGTCGGTGAATGGAGAAATGGTAAGCCTCGTGGACAGGGCACTATTAACTTTGCCAAGTCTGGCGACAAATACGTCGGTGAATGGAGAAATGGCAAGAAGCACGGACAGGGCACCTTTTACTTTGCCAAGTCTGGTAATAAATACGTTGGTGAATTCAGAAATAGAAAGAAGCACGGACAGGGCACATATACCTACGCCAAGTCTGGCGACACACACGCTGGTGAATATAAAAATGGTAAGAAGCACGGACAGGGCACATATACCTACGCCAAGTCTGGCGACAAATACGTCGGTGAATACAGGAATGGCAAGAGGCACGGACCGGGCACCTATAAGTTTGCCAATGGACGTGTGACAGAGGGCATGTGGAAAAATGGAAAGTTCGAATATTCTAAGAAAGTGACCCCATCTGTAACTGCTAGGAAACGTTCACGCCGTACGCCCAAAAGGAAATTAGACCCTAATAAAATTATTCGAGCATCCTCTGGAAGCGGATTTGCCGTTTCCAATGACGGGCATGTCATCACTAACGACCATGTTATCAAAGGGTGTAAACACATCAAAATACATCACCAAGGCAAGTCTATTGCGGCGACTGTGATTACTTTTGATCCAAGGAATGATCTTGCTCTTCTGAAAGGAAATTTTCATCCTTCCACAGTCTTCCCATTGAGCAATGACAAGCCAGAACTTCTTCAGGACGTTTATGTCGCTGGCTATCCCTTTGGCCGCAAAGTGAGTACATCGATTAAGGTCACCAAGGGCATTATCAGTTCCCTTACCGGTATTGGGAATAACTTCTCTAACATCCAGATTGATGCTGCTCTGCAACCTGGCAACAGTGGTGGTCCAATACTCGACGATAAGGGCAATGTGGTCGGTGTTGCCGTCGCAAGATTGGATAAAATGAAGGTACTGAAGAAATTTGGATCACTACCCGAAAATACCAACTTCGGTATCAAAACGAGTGTCGTGAGAAATATTTTAGAGAGCAGTAATGTATCTTTACCCCGTCCAAACACACGGTCCATTTCAAAATCCAAGCTAGGAAAAATAATTTCTAATGGGACATACTATTTGTCGTGTTGGATGACGGTGGCACAGATTCAGAAGATGAAGTCCAAGAAGGTTATGTTCAATAATCTGGACTAA
- a CDS encoding glutathione S-transferase family protein, with protein MIDFYCWSSGNNRKIFMMLEETGLAYTQHVVNLRKKEQLAPEFLAINPNNKVPAIVDSDGPGGQPITVFESGAILIYLAEKTGQFRPDDERSWFDVLQWLMFQMGAPGALFTEAHYFYTRALSGEPDMAYPRERYVKEAHRLLGVINSRLGKSEYIAGDTYSIADMGLMPHCCSIDRFGADLEPYPNIARWVALVGERPVTKRVDDIISKIRIDAGTA; from the coding sequence ATGATTGATTTTTATTGCTGGTCCAGTGGCAACAACCGCAAGATTTTCATGATGCTGGAGGAAACGGGGCTGGCCTATACCCAGCACGTGGTGAATTTGCGAAAGAAAGAACAGCTGGCGCCTGAATTTCTGGCCATTAACCCCAATAACAAGGTGCCCGCCATCGTCGATTCTGATGGCCCCGGTGGACAACCGATAACGGTATTCGAATCCGGGGCTATTCTGATTTATCTTGCTGAAAAAACCGGGCAATTCCGGCCCGATGATGAACGGAGCTGGTTTGATGTTCTGCAATGGCTGATGTTCCAGATGGGCGCGCCGGGGGCGTTGTTCACAGAAGCCCATTATTTTTATACCCGCGCGCTCTCGGGCGAGCCCGACATGGCATACCCAAGAGAGCGATATGTAAAGGAAGCCCATCGATTGCTGGGCGTGATCAATTCCCGTCTTGGCAAATCTGAATATATTGCGGGCGATACGTATTCCATCGCCGATATGGGCCTGATGCCCCATTGTTGCTCTATTGATCGGTTCGGGGCGGACCTAGAGCCGTATCCCAACATTGCGCGCTGGGTTGCCCTGGTGGGCGAACGCCCGGTGACAAAACGGGTCGATGACATAATCTCTAAAATCCGCATTGATGCGGGTACGGCATAA